Below is a window of Salinibacter grassmerensis DNA.
GAGGCTTTTCATGAGGGAGTCGAAGCCCCGCTTCCGAACGACCGTCTGGAACGAGCGGGCGTAGCCCTCCACGGTGCTCACCCCGTCGATGATAATGTCCTCGGCCCGCCACTCCTCCCCGCGGCGTTCCAGGACGTACTCGACGGGCGTGGTGCGGCCTTCGTACTTCGTCTGGGTACGCGCGAAGGCACTGTCGCGCTGTACGTCGATCTGGTCGTAGGTGACCGCAGAACTGTACACCCCGAGGTCGCTCATGGACTGCGCGCGCACCACCTCGCGGAAGACGGAGACGAACTCGTCCCGCTGCTCCTCCCCTAGGTCCTCCCAGTGCGGCCCCAGGGCCCGCTGGCCCATCACCCGAAAGTCGATCACGCCGTTGACCAGCTCCTTCAGCTGGGCGCGCTGCTCGGCGGTGTAGTCGTCCGCCTCGCCGAGAATGGACTTGATCTCCTGGTCTCGTTGCTCCAGCATTTGCCGGATCTCGGCCGCTGTGGCGCTTTCGCCCTGCCCGAACGCGGTGGATGCGCCCCCGCTCAGGAGCAGAAGCGCAGTGAGCATGACGGAGAGAGATCGGCGAAGACGAGTCATTGGGGTAGTGTCAATGATGAATAGAACTGTTCAGCGAAAATCTGTGCGTGTTCGGAGCGGGGGGACAATCGGTCGCGTTTTCCGACGGGCCGTCGCGCATCTCGCGCGCGAACCCGGCCCTGCCTACTCCTGGGCATCCATGGTATCAAGAAGCGTACCGCTCCGCGCCCGGTCGGCGAGCGTGCCGGTGGCGCGCAGGAGATCGAGCACGGCCACGTTGTACCGACGCACCGCCTGGAGATACTGTGCCTGCGCCTGCAGGTCGGCCCGCACCGCCTTCACCAGATCCTCGGTGTTGCCTAGGTCGAGGTCGAAGTTAACCTGTTCGGTCCGGAGCCATTCGCCGGCGATGGTGGTGGAGCGGTCGCGGGACTCAACGGCCGCCTTGGCCGTGAGGAGCGAGCGGTAGGCGTCCTCGACCTCAAAGCGCACGAGCTGCTCGGCCGCGGTGCGCTGGTACTGCACCGCGTCGAGCTCCGCCTCCGCCTGCTCCACCTGGGCGCGCGTCTGCCCGAAGTTGAGGTTCTGCTGGATGCCGATGCCGCTGCGCGTGCCCGTCCCCATGAACGAGTCGCCCACGAAGGCATTGTCGGGATTGGGGCGCTCCGGCAGCGTGATGCTCTGGGACAGGGTGGCCTGCACGCCGATCGTGGGGTAGTACTCGGACCGGGCCACGTCCACGAGCGCCCGGCGCGCCTCCACCCCCGCCTCGGCCTGCTCCACCTCCGGACGGTTCTGCAGTGCCCGCCCGATGTAGTAGTCAAGCGAATCGGGGTGGATGGCGAACGAGAGGGGCTGTAGCTCCTCGGCCACCGGCTCTACGTGCATCCGGTCCGACAGGAACAGCTGGCGCCGCAGGGCCGCGCGGGCCGTCTTCTGATTCTGCTCGATCTCGACGATGCGGCGCTTGGTTTCCTCCTCGGTCAGGCGCGTCTGGAAGAGGTCCGACTGGCTCACCCCCTCGTCGCCCTCGTCGAGCAGGCGGTTGATCTCCCGCTTCGCCCGGTCGATGACCTCCTGCGTCTGGTCGGCAAGGCGGTCGAGGGCCTCCGTGAGGATCAGGCCGTAGTAGGTCTCGCCCGCCCGGACCGCCACCTCTAGGGCCTTCTGC
It encodes the following:
- a CDS encoding MlaC/ttg2D family ABC transporter substrate-binding protein, which encodes MTRLRRSLSVMLTALLLLSGGASTAFGQGESATAAEIRQMLEQRDQEIKSILGEADDYTAEQRAQLKELVNGVIDFRVMGQRALGPHWEDLGEEQRDEFVSVFREVVRAQSMSDLGVYSSAVTYDQIDVQRDSAFARTQTKYEGRTTPVEYVLERRGEEWRAEDIIIDGVSTVEGYARSFQTVVRKRGFDSLMKSLRKKRDEVTGPSEAGR
- a CDS encoding TolC family protein, coding for MTVSSLARLFGGVALAGLLSVTGPAAAQSGPPAPMDTVAVDLTETIIRALEESPEVDQRRAQKQFATARSEEARANRFLTDISLSTAHSFAPGLDNVPDDVSGDRLYLEPGVTNDWSPGALRPFSRFEIAVQQPLWTGGELSGSIEAARRGVDVEAARVEQKALEVAVRAGETYYGLILTEALDRLADQTQEVIDRAKREINRLLDEGDEGVSQSDLFQTRLTEEETKRRIVEIEQNQKTARAALRRQLFLSDRMHVEPVAEELQPLSFAIHPDSLDYYIGRALQNRPEVEQAEAGVEARRALVDVARSEYYPTIGVQATLSQSITLPERPNPDNAFVGDSFMGTGTRSGIGIQQNLNFGQTRAQVEQAEAELDAVQYQRTAAEQLVRFEVEDAYRSLLTAKAAVESRDRSTTIAGEWLRTEQVNFDLDLGNTEDLVKAVRADLQAQAQYLQAVRRYNVAVLDLLRATGTLADRARSGTLLDTMDAQE